Genomic window (Euzebya sp.):
CGCCAACAGCCACCCGGAGGACTGCATCGCCGCGTTCGGCGGGGACCCCGCCGCGCAGCTGCGCCTGGCGCCCCACCACCTCGCCATGGCGCCCTTCCCCCGCGGGATCAAGGCCCAGGTGGCCAGCCGGTGGGGCACCGGCACGGTCGCCAGGCTCCACTGACGACGCCTCGCCGACCGGCCCGGAAGTCCGGGACCAAGGTCCCGAGCGGTCCATGACCATGGGCCTGACCACGGCGGGGGGTGCCGCCGATCATCTCCACTGACCCCGATCCAGTAGTCGAGCAGTAGGAGACCCGATGTCGAAGTACGGACCGGCCGGCGCCCTGTTGGCCGTCATGACCCTGGTGGCGCTGGTGCTGTCCGCGATGGCGTTCCAGGGCACCCGCGACGGCGACGGCGACGTGGCCATCGCCGAGGGCGAGGCGGCCGGCGAGGACGCCGCCGCACCCGACGCGGAGGCCCCCGCCGAGGGCGAGCAGGTCGCCGTGACCGACGGCGCCGCCTCGTCGGTCGACGTCGGCATGACCGAGTTCGCCTTCGACCCCGACGCCCTCACCGTCGGCGAGGGCGGCACGGTCAACGTCACCAACGACGGCTCGATCCCCCACAACCTCACCGTCAAGGGCTACGAGGAGCAGTACGCCACCGCCGACCTGAACGGCGGCGACAGCGCCGCGGTCGTGCTGGCCGGCCTCGCCCAGGGCGAGTACGACATCTACTGCACGATCGCCGGGCACGAGGCGGCCGGCATGAGCGGCACGCTCACCGTCGCCGCTCCCGGGACCGGTGACGGCACGGTCGTCGCCGACGACGCGGAGGGCGTGGGCGACGAGGTCGCCACCGACGACGGGGAGGAGCTGACCGGCATGGCACGCGCCGAGTGGCTGCGCGCCAACTACGAGGAGAGCGTCAGCCAGTTCCCGGCCGAGACGTCCGCCCTGGGCAGCCAGCCGATGGAGCCGACCGAGGTCCTCGGCGACGGCACCAAGGTCTTCGAGCTCGTGCTCGACGAGACCGAGTGGGAGGTGGCCCCCGGCGAGTTCGTGGAGGCCGTCGCCTACAACGGGCAGGTCCCCGGCCCCTGGATCTCCGTCGACGTCGGCGACGACGTCACCATCCGGCTGGTCAACGAGCTCGACGACGAGGCCACCACCCTCCACCCCCACGGCATCTTCATGCACCCCTTCGAGGTCGACGGGGTCGGCATGATCTCGATGGACCCGATCATGCCCGGCGACGTGTGGGAGGGGAGCTTCACCACCCAGGAGACCTCCGTCGGCATGTACCACGGCCACGACAACGGCGTCCACCAGGTGATCAACGGCGCGTTCGGCGCGTTCACCGTCGGCCAGGTCCCGCTGCCGGCGCAGGCCGACAACGTCGTCGCCGAGGAGGTCATGATCCTCAACGACGCCGGCGAGATCGGCCTGACCCTCAACGGCAAGTCGTTCCCGGCCACCACGCCCTACGTGCTGACCGAGGGCGAGCAGATGATCCTCCACTACTACAACGAGGGTCTGACCGCCCACCCGATGCACCTGCACAACAACGCGCAGATGGTCATCGCGAAGGACGGCTACCCGCTCGCGACCCCGATCGTCATGGACACCGTGAACGTCGCGCCCGGTGAGCGCTACACGGTCGTGATCTTCGCCGAGTCCCCCGGCACGTGGGTCTACCACTGCCACATCCTGTCCCACGTCGAGCGCGACGACGGATCGGTGTTCGGGATGTTCACCGCCCTGATCGTCGAGCCGAGCGACGACCCGGCCGTCAACGACGACCTGAGCCGCGAGCTCGGACGCGACCAGATCCCCACGTTCCCCGGCCAGGCCGCGACGTCCCCCGACGCCGCGACCGACCCAGACGCCGCTGCTGACGCCTAGCGCATCCGCCCGACCGACCGACGCCCCGACCGTGATCGACCGACCCCACCGCCCGGCGGCCCTGACCCTGCTGCTGGTGGTGTGGCTGGTCGTGGGCGGGGCGCCGGTCGCCGGCGCGTCCGGTCCCGACGACGTCGATCGGGACCACAAGATCGTCGCCACCGCCGGCGACCCGCGCACGACCGTCACCGTCGACGGCGTGTTCGGCGACGGCACGCGGGACGTGGTGATCACCCCGGAGGAGGGCCCCCGCACCGTCCTCGCCGACTCGGACGCCAGCGCCGCCGGCGCGACCCACGTCGAGGGCCGCCGCGGCGGACCCGGCGCGACCGAGGTGGTCGGGGCGTGGCGCAGCGGGGTCGGCACCGCGGGCATGGAGCCCTTCGCCGGCGCCGGCCGGGCGATGCTCGCCGGCGTCGCGCCCGACGGCGGCTGCGCGGTCGAGGGATCGCGACCAACCACCCTCGGCCCCTCCGACGGCGTCCCGCGCGTCCTGCTGCTCGACGTCGAGGACCCGGCGGATCCGCGGGTCGTGGCGGTGGTGGCCGCACCCGGCGCCGTGCCGGCCGTCGCGGTGCACCCGGACGGGACGTTCCTCTACGTGCCCGCGGGACCCGACGGCGCGACGCGCGGCAGCCTCGCCATCCACTCCCTGGCCGACCCCGCCAAGCCGTGGCCGCTCGGCCAGGTGCCGCTGTCGGCGGGCATCGCCGCGAGCGACGTCACCGTCGACCCGGTCGGCGCGTGGCTGTACGTCGCCGAGCAGACCCGCACCCAGATCCTCGACCTCTCCACCCCCGGTTCGCCGGCGCCGCTCGGGCGCATCGCCGACTACATGGTCCGCAACCACGAGCGCGTCGACGTGGAGACCGTCCTCCATCCGGGATTCGGCCGCCGCACGTTCCTCACCATCACCGCGCGGCTGGGCGGCGGCACGGGCTGCGCGACCGGCACGGCCTACGTCTACGACATCACCGACGACCTCCGCCGGGCGCCGCTGGTGATCGCCCAGTCCGACATCCCCCGCCTCCCCGACGAGCCCGTCGACCCCACGTCGGCGGACGGCTGCCCGACGGCCCGGATCCGCCTGGACGGCGACGCCCGCCGGCTCGAGGTCGTGTGGCGACTCGGCGCCCGGCACGCCGAGGACCCCACCGCCCGGCTGGTGGAGGGGGAGCGCCTGGTCCTGGTCGACTCCGTGCCCTACGACACGACGCCGTGGTTCCAGGCGTCCGCCGACACCTGCCTGCTGGTGGGCGTCGACGGCCGTCCGCTCGCGACGGCCTGATCGGCGCGCCGCCACCCA
Coding sequences:
- a CDS encoding multicopper oxidase domain-containing protein; translation: MSKYGPAGALLAVMTLVALVLSAMAFQGTRDGDGDVAIAEGEAAGEDAAAPDAEAPAEGEQVAVTDGAASSVDVGMTEFAFDPDALTVGEGGTVNVTNDGSIPHNLTVKGYEEQYATADLNGGDSAAVVLAGLAQGEYDIYCTIAGHEAAGMSGTLTVAAPGTGDGTVVADDAEGVGDEVATDDGEELTGMARAEWLRANYEESVSQFPAETSALGSQPMEPTEVLGDGTKVFELVLDETEWEVAPGEFVEAVAYNGQVPGPWISVDVGDDVTIRLVNELDDEATTLHPHGIFMHPFEVDGVGMISMDPIMPGDVWEGSFTTQETSVGMYHGHDNGVHQVINGAFGAFTVGQVPLPAQADNVVAEEVMILNDAGEIGLTLNGKSFPATTPYVLTEGEQMILHYYNEGLTAHPMHLHNNAQMVIAKDGYPLATPIVMDTVNVAPGERYTVVIFAESPGTWVYHCHILSHVERDDGSVFGMFTALIVEPSDDPAVNDDLSRELGRDQIPTFPGQAATSPDAATDPDAAADA